From the genome of Ptychodera flava strain L36383 chromosome 13, AS_Pfla_20210202, whole genome shotgun sequence:
aaaggaaaaatattacTCAATTTGCACCTTGCTAACATTTTAAGATTTCATGTACAATCATGacctaaaaaaaattttcgttTCACTGACACATACAAAGTGAACAAACTCTTGACAAGATGAAACATGATTCTGTGGTGTAAAGTTGATGATCATGTATTGGTCACATTCCTTTTACTGCCTATGAAGAGATCTGTTATCTCAGAGGATACTTTGAGTCATGTAATTTTCTGTGAGAGTTGTGATATATTCTGTATCATTTTCAACAGTGCCCTCTAGTGACAGTGACTGTTACAGTCAGTGCACAAATCTCTCAGATTTTCTCAAAGGCCTAGTCTGATAGAATATGAAAGTATCTTTATTAAATAAAACAATACAGTAAAATCTTCAAGCTGTTTGGTATTTTATAACATTTGTTTAGTATTTGTTTAGTGAACATGTTTTAATGAAGTGGTCATGAAAATCCAGAACACTAGCTTGCCAAAGATGCAGCAGATTGCTGcatgtgtgttgtgtttgtacaacggtagagttgacttttcagatcctcagattcagatcctcagattcagatcctcagatctgaatctgaggatctgaaaagtcaactctaccttTGTACAACAACTGTTTGGTTTGATGAAGTAGTAGCTTCTTCTGGCAATGTGCAGTGTCTCAGAAGATTTTGGCTGATTGGTTGACTAAACATCTTTGTTATTATTCAATCATTTCCAATCAGCTACACAAATAGCCTTAGTTAAAAACTCCTCAAGTTGCTGTAATAAAATTTACCAATCAGATTCAACCTTGCGAGCCACTGTACATAACTACTTTGTATGCCAAAGTAGACATTGTACAAGTGAGAGCTATTGTGTAACAAGAATACATTTGCTCATATACAAAGATGATGTTTTGAAAAGCAGACAAACAGCAGACATCCAGTTGGCTAAGACTTTTTGACATCACAGCTTCTAGCCATGTATGCAGTTAGTACTTTTGTCTACCATTCACATATATGGTATCAACAGTCTAGCTAAGCAAGAGCCAGGGCTTCAAGATCGAAGTActttgtagtgaaatttgctgGAGTTGATTTATTTATCAATGCCATTTGAAGCTATGGGTTCAAACTGATGAATACtttacaatcaatcaatcaatcacaaAGCAGACCTGTCAATCACACAACTTTAGTAAACTAGCCAATCAGAGAGATTGAAAATTAAAGGAAATGATCAGAGTGGAATTTGAAAAACCAATCAGACactctgaaaatgaaaaaatacaaatacgtgTAGTAAAGTCCTCACTAGCTGTACCAGCACAATGAGCTAGTACCTGCTAACCTCATTGAGGATGACATGTAGGCTGAAGGATACAGTAACACTTTGCTGCTAACGGCAAAGTATGAGAGAGTTAAACGCAATAAATGCTGTGTTTTGCCTCAGTGTAATAGCTTATCAAGATATTTGGCAAagctttctactattttttgcCCACCGTAGGTTCAGGTTGAGAACCGTTCTTCTGTCGCCAAGTAGAATATCACCAAAATCTGATTGATCGGACCAACATTCCCAGTACACAATTTATGGTGATAGTAAACATCGCTTGAAATCATGACCCATTCACCTGCAATTTCCTATTTACATTGCCACATGCTTTCTCTAACCTCTAACCCTGCCAAGTGGTAGAAACCAGACCCCATGTAGAAACCAGGCCATAGTCTGCTACCAAATACACCACAACACTTTATACTGGATTATTCATAGAAGTGTCAGACTTCTTCTTTCACAACACACACATCGCACCAAATCACCTCATATTGCAACAGAGAAAGTGAAGCAAGCCTCTATGATACCCCTGTAAAGTGATTGACAGTGCCAAGTTTGCCATCACTTCAAGTCAAGTTTGCGTGACTGCTCGATGTTTTGTCAGTATGTTGTCTGAAGCAACTACCAGAGTACAATTGTTTGGTGAGCAATGTTTGTACGTGTCAACAGCAGTGACGTGATTGTTCCTGATCAAAGATAAACATCTCAATGATGTTCTTTGCAACCCCATTGATCATTTTGATGACCCCTCCGTGACATCCTGATACTCTTAGTAAcatgtcaaatttgaaaattcaaactttttctgtaaatgcaaattttaaGCAAAGACAGCAGTATTTCAGTAAAGAATTCAGTGAGTATGGTTGCAATGacagattattcaataaaaccaGTTTACTCAGTAGTTAATGGGAGACTCTAGTCGAACTAACAACCTGTGCAAGCTGACAATAACCAATGTCAGGATGCAAAATGATGTAGTTGTCAGGAAAATTGTCTATTACATTTGAAAGCCAAATATTCTGGTGGTGAACTTTCTGGATTGAATAGGCacactgaatgtagaggttCTGATGGGTcataaatgaaagaaagagagtTTCAAGTTTCAGTATTAAGGAGGCTGCCCTCTGAATCTTGTTTTGCCAACAAAAACTTTATTGTGGatatttgtttcatttcttCAAACAAGTTGAGTTTTTTCTTCTCTATCATGCGTTTTAGCATTCATAAACAAGGTCAAATGTGCTACTAACAATTCCCACCCCCACACTTGGTTAGCATTCATTCTAATGCAATCACCAGGTTTTATATCAGTAACCAAGGAAGTTAACGCCTGACAACATTGTGTTGCTgatgaaattttattcatatgGATGACATCAAGGTAATTATATGAAATAACTAGGAAAGTATTTGTCGTTGAACTGTTTACATCGGCGGCAGCAAGCACAATTACAGAAAGGTCTTGTATTGGTTTCAAAGCCTGTTTCAAGGAGAATGAAACGAGTCGCTCGTCTTAAAACTGACTGATGTCACAAGAAAGTGTGTCCCTTCAACTGGCTTCCTAAGGCTGATTTATATTTTATGCGTGTGTGCCCGGGTAAACAGAACCAAATTGTTCCTTTCACGTCTTCAACAATGCATCGTGGATACAGGTATTTTGTCCTGTGTTGATCAACAATACACAGCTCGTAAAGCTGAAAAGTCACGCCATAATTTATTTGAGTTCTCTGAGCCCTGCGGTCATTTACAAAgtaatagagggcgctgtgcattattgtttttctaaaattgaaGAGGCCCCAAGGTCGAACAGGGCAATAGTCACTCTGTCAGTGTGAGTAAACCTATTGGAGCTCTTTTTGAACACCACATTATGAGCCGTGAGAGATAGCACAGAGGGGATTGTTCACCTTTGTTGTTGACGACAAAGGTATTCTTTGATATCCAAAATGTAATTTATCTAACACACCATTTGGCCTCGATAATACAATTCAACCCCACATGCTGATATTTGTGTTGGAAAGGTGAGGCATCGGCAAGAAGCGCTAAAATGAAAAGGACATTGAAAGCGTTCAGATTTTGTCACAGGCACCAACTGTATGATTGTCATTGAAATATACTCGAAGTTTCCGAAAGTGCTGGGATTAGCAAAAAGTGCGTGTTCAACTGATTTGTATACCAACCCTGCAAGGGCCTGTTGATGTGAGTAGGCCCAAGGATGAAATATATTCTGCTAGAAAGCGGTGAAGACTTATTATCAGTGGTTAAAAATTAACTCTTGTCACATTATGTTTGCCATAAAGTCAATAGTTAAACATCTTTGATACTTAAATTCAGATAAACTACCGTGCAGCAAAGTATATAACAAAATGTGTTATGGTGAACTGCGTGAACTCTGTATGAGACGAAACCAGTTCTGGAACTTGTGTTATACCTCTGATCTTGCAACCGTTCCGGCAATCATTTACTGGAGCCTGCCCGTAAAAGTGGATTTTTATGAGGTTTCTGTGTACCCAGCACTCATTAATGCCATGGCGTAAATTTAACTACCACAAACATTTTAGCATCATCACAAACACGCTCAAATAATTGTGTAAATAACCATTAAAGTGGCGTCTTCCATGACGCAATAACGACCGCACCATCGCATTGTGGTACAGCGGTGAGGCATTGCATGATAATAATGTGCGATATCGACTTTAATGgcccaatatttcatgtgacACTGAATTTACAGGGGTAAAAAGATCACGCAATAAAGTATGtaaataattcatttttgaaCCAAAAGATCATACGGACGGTTGATTCAACTTTATTCACACACATATCACAGAGCTTCAGGCTATTTTCGAATGATTGGAGGTACGCAAAATGAGTGCCGGGGTAACAGTGCTGAAGCGTACAAATTTAGTATAGCCTACATACCAGAGAATCGCGAGTATTTCTTGAATGTTGTTTCGCCATACCAACGCGTAATAACTACCTACTAAAATCACTGAATCTTTGAATTTATAAGTATTTCGACGGTTCAGGCTGGGAGGCAGTAGTTCGTCCAAGACTTAATTGATAACTGAAAATCGTGTCAGTTTTTGTTAGTACTCGACCGTAGCTATCGTCGCTAGCTGGTCCTTCGTTGGAAAATGTCGCATTATTCTTCACACCCGAAATGAAATTAATTAACACATAGCTCTGCTGTCGGTTATAGAATTAAAATTGTATGGCTGCATTTGCCAACCCTATTCGATGCCCTGCAACTTTGTGATAAGTTCCTGTGGACACCTGTGAATGCATGATTGCTGAAGTTAAGAGGTAGATAGTTCAAGGCTGCAGAGTTTAGAGCCTGCATAAATCCGACAAAGGTCTCTACGACAATAAACCACCTGTTATACAGTGAACATACATGTGAACATGTTCAAGGTGAGAACCATAAACAGAGCTCCTAAGTCCCTTCTGGAAAAATGTCTCTaagtaggcctacatacatacatacatacatacatacatgcatgcatgcatgcatgcatgcatgcatgcatacatacatacatacatacatacatacatacatacatacatacatacatacatacatacatacatacatacatacatatacatatacatacatactagccctgcgtacatgtctgtgtgttcccggcgaacacacagacctgtacgcagggctaacatacatacatacctaacATCTCACGTCACAAGGGACTGTAATATTACTCATATAAAACCAACACTCACCTTTGTAACGAAATGATAAATGTTCATGACAATGTTTATGTCTGGTGTTCGaagacatttatttgttttggcaTGATCCGGTATAGTAAACAATTAAGCATTTTTTTCGTAGTTACTGTACATAGTTTTGTTTTACGAGACTACTTCataaaaaaagtcataaaatctTTTCAAGCATTGTGAATGCATAGAAAAAGCCGTGATCTGCGGTGACTATGGCATCTCATTGAGAATCATGTCTAGACCTGGCATGCaatgtttgataaaaatctCGTTTCGCCGCAGTTGGcaattcagagagagagagagagagagagagagagaggagagagagagagagagagagagagagagagagagagagagagaggagagagagagatcataGGAATCATAGGAGTATCTTAAAATTATTAATAATTATATTAATAGTTCCCTGCCGAAGAATATGTAATCATGGAAAATATTCGTTACACACAACTCGAAATATCTTCTGTTATCTAAATCCTGATAAGACTAAATGGACGGCGGCCGACGGGACAGTGGCATAGCGTCTCAATCGTCGAGTATCTACTCGACGATTGAGGCGTCATGCCAGTTTTCCCTTTCGACCCGCCAAATATTATGCTGAGTTGCTGTTACCCGTCACTTGAGAGCCTTGACAACAGACAGTGCAGTGAAATTCCTGAAACTCTAAGCTTACCAGACGGTACACGACAAACTATGCTACTGGCAGTAACATGTTTGAAGCATGGCCACATTAAACTAAAATATGTCGCTAGCGGTATAACGTTCTGATTTCTGCAATCTCTCTGACGGACGGTAAATGTAATTATCGTGTCGAAATTAACTATTGCTTTCTCTCAAACCGAATTTTGACACTGGTACACCAGTAAACGAGTCTGTTTTAAACTCCAAATAGAGACAAGCGGTCTTTCTTTGCATTCCGTGGAAACCACTAGCCCTTTGTCAATATGTTTAGCCTGTCCATAATACTTACACACAACCTCTACCTGCATGGAGTTGCTTCATTCAAAAGTGCCATTCAAAGCATAATCAATGCAcagaaattgtcaattttctgttCGTCAAGCAAGTCCGTTTGTACGAACCCTTTCAATGTAAATTGTGTGGTAAAATCCGCAGTAGTACATTAGCCTAGGTGTGGTTATCTTTGGTCCAACATTCAGTAGGCCATGACCCTATCTTATCGGAAAAGTATTACACTATCCCCCATTACCCATTCCCGTGGTTTATCTTGGGGGTCGTGCGATTCGTTGTACTGTTAAATAAACCTGATAACAAATAATTTTCCAGATACGAGTTGCCATTATGCCTAACGATGTCGTCCACGTCATATTTATGCCCGGTTTCACCGTCCGTCGACACAGACGAGTCGCTTTCTGTTGCCGTGGTGTAATCGAGTTCTGATTCCGTATCGTCGTCGTTTTCGTCGACATGGCTGTTTCCCCTATCAGGCGGTTCAGGCGCAACTTTGTGTATTGGTATAATCCTTTCCTTTGGTGGAGGTTTGACTGTTATTTGGGAGCTTTTAAGGACAGAACACCGTCTGGTAACAGTGATGCCGTCACTGTTTCAGGTTCGACATTTGACGGCAGTACATATTGGCGACTGAATTCGCGGGAAACGTAATCAAGTCCACATTCCCTCTCTTCATGTTTAGCATGCACGATGACACGGTTTTCAACGCCACGTACAACAATTTCGTCCAGTTCATAAAGACTTACGTCCAAAAGCACTTCCCAATATTGGTCATCATTTTCAGACTGATTACTGCTGCTAACCGAGGTCACTGACGGTGTCCTTAACAACTGGGAGCCTTCGCTGCTAAGTGACATGTGTCGCCCCAGCGGATCGCTCGGCGACGCGGACGGCGAAAAATCCCACACGGTGAAGCCATTTCGCAAGTTCTGGTCAAATGGCGAGCGTTGCTGATTGAAGGGCGATCGCTGCGGCTGACCGAGACTCGAACTGGAGAACGTGGAGAAATCGTCCACTTTAAATTGATTGGGAACGTTTTTCTTCTTCTCGTTGCCCGACATGTTGGCCACATGGACACTTTAATACGTCGATCGAGTCACATCTGTTGTTTGAAACACAAATACGATCATGCAGCCCAGGTCGTGTCAACAAACAACGGCTCTTGGCGGCGTGTATTACCTATGCTGTTCCGGTGTCCCGTCTAAAGATTATAGTGTACTGTAGACAGTAGAAGTAGACAGACGATTTAATAGAATGTCCGATCGGATGCTAGAATAGTTGGGTAGCAGCAGCGTCTGGTTAGACAGAGACAATGTGACCCAAGCTGTCACGGCTTCGATGTACAATGGGCAGAAACAATTGTTAGACATCCTTTATAATTCACCTGAATAAAAGGGGGCGCGCTCCCTAAAGCCGACAAAAATGCTTCTTTATAAGTGATGATTGTGACCCTGCCCTCCCCGTGAAATGGACTGATGTAGTTCAGTCCAACATGTTACCTGTAAACATTCCAGCATGGCCCATCGGCTCGACCTCGGCCGTGTGCCCGAGAGTTTAATGGCCATTGTTAAATGtacacaataaaaaaaattctagcAATAAGCTTAACACGTATTCGTCTGTTTGATGTTACCCAAAATAAAACGTAACTTATGAAAATTGCTATATCACTAAGGAAAGCTTATTTAACTTACATAATCTCTTCAAACATCGTATTCGCATGTTGAACACTATTCATTGCGAACTCAAGGACTCAAAGCGATTGATCATTTGTAGACCGAACAAAATCAATAAACTACATTTGCGGATGTTTTTTTAATCCCTTGAAATAGCCTTAAAAATGATTTCgcattttttacttcatttcgttattttatttcacatattttttttttattatttcattattttattaagCCTTTTTACCGGCAGAGCAACCCTGAAATTTCATATAAATACGCGACAAGCTGTGACTTGCTCGAGTTTAACAGGTACGGTACTGAAACGAATTCATAATACATTACAACAACTGTTTCAGCATTTAAAGCAACACAGTCTCCTGAGATACggaaaaaatattgattaaGTGTCAGCTACTAGTGAACCAAACACTTCTTCAGTAACTGTAAATCAATGAGAAGCGATATATATTATTAAATCCAGTGATATCAGAATTCCTTGCCACAACTTCTTCTGGAATCGATTCGTAAAATCGCTCACCGTTTCTGTTGCTTTACCACAAAAATCCCTGCAACAATATTTGTTGTCCAATTTCGTACGTCATTTGCGAGGAAGATCGAGTTTCGACAACTTCAATTGAGCTATGTGTTAATGAAATCAGCGTAATGGATACGAGACAAcatgctctctctctcaacGGTGGTAAGTCGTTCATTTTTCTTCTAAATTTACAGGAGTTGGCCTGGTTCCTCGTTGTGATATTCAGATAGGTGATGTCATTGTTCACCAATCTGACACTGTCATGATTAGTTGCAGGGGCAGCATTTCAGCACATGTTGTTAGGCCTAATGTTTGTGACCTCTCATGCTCTTTGGAAGATAGGAAATCCGTAATGTATTAGATCAGCCCTCAACTGAGAAACGTACATGCTTTTATTACATCTCGCTTGGATCATTGCAATAATTTAACATTTCGACCGCCCTTCATTTGAAATACGCAAAGTGCCGACAATTCAAAATTTGGCAGCTCGACTTGTTACGAGGAAGAGGAAAAGTGATCACATAACTCCCAATCTTTGTGACCTACATTTGCTGCCTGTTTAACAACGATCCcctttaaaattctttgtattACTTTCGAAGTTCTCTGTAGTACCATCCTATCTTACTGAACTCCAGATAAGACGTTGTACCAGTCACCCTCTGATATGTAAATTAAGTTACATCGACCCATTGGTCGCACAGCTTATTATGGGGATAGAGCTTTTCATCTGAATTTGTGCCCCTAATTTGTGGAATTCTTTATTGTCACACCGTACACTTCAGTCATTTGATCATTTTAAAGTAGGgttaaaaacttaccttttaAAGTCATTTCACACATGAGTTTTTTATTCTGATCTATTTTAaccatttcatgatttttataagttgttacttttattgaacattgctgttatatttttcactctctaatgtaaagcgcattgagatatttaaattcataTGCGCTATTAAGAATTATAAAGATTATGATTATTATGATTAACGATCGGATGCGGACCGGCAAGTAGTATATAATTTTGCAAGCAGTGAACTGTTTCTATTTCAGCAAGAGCTTTTGAGTGACTGAACTCaataagcaaaaaaaaaacgaaatagTCTGCACATGCGATGGACGTATTGGTATTTTAGCAAATGAAAGCATTTAATACGGTAGTTCATTCTTTAGACTTCTgaaaacaaaacgaaacaaaacaCAATCGTGCAAACCTTCTAACAAGTAACGCAAAGTCAAATCTGTCAAGCGCACATATATACTACGTTCTAGATAACCAAACACACTGCACACTATACAGAATCCTGATCACCTTTGGCTCCCAGGATTTTGTATTTACCTCAATGAGTTCAATGAGTTCAATGAGTTGTTCAGTCAAGTATTTCAATTCTTATTAGCAATaatcttttttcatatttaattatttgtttgtttgtttgtttgtttgtttgtttgtttgtctgtctgtctatgtttaCTTCCCTGTGGTATTACTGATACATATAGACACTGCTTTCTAGATCTATTTAATTGTTTGTATGGAACCGTCAACATTGAATTTATATTTGAGAAAGATTGAAATAATCATGCCGCTTGCATATAAATTTGAGAATGTTAGATGACATACAATGCAAGGGACACGTGACTAATAATGACACTCAAGAAAGATATCAGCAGTGATAACTAGTTACTGAAGGTTCAAGTCAATTAACTTTCAATTCAATTACAGTGAAAGCGTACTTTTTATATGTTTATGTTTGTAATCATGTGTAGACCTTGGAACTTTCTTTGGTCTGTTCCAACGATAGCCAGTTCTGTAATCTGACAGtgatttatttaaatatatgcATGACGAAAGAAGGATAACTCCTATTCGAAGTTCCTCTAGCTTTCCTTGCTCCCCCTCCCTCACTTTATAAATACTGAACTCTCCTAATTATTCTGTCGTCACGGGCGGATTCGCCAATATGCTTTTCGCCGCAAATTGATTGATATCCACAGTGGAAACTTGAAAGTATTTCTGCAAAAACCTTGTCGTCCCTGTCTAACCTAttctattgtattttatttgttaacTTATAAAAGCCAAGCCTTCAATGACTGACCTCCAAACGTTTACCCTGACAATCTCCATCGAAACATTTATTTAAAACACGACGCTTTCTTCAGGACAGCGTCCGGCACTGTCAAGAACAATAAAATACGAGTACACGCATCCTCCGCCGATAATAGGTCTGTTTTTCCATCGAAGTATGGCCAATTGTTGACTATCGGGTCTGTACAACTTGTATTATTAGAAACTACAATGAGAGGTGTGTGCCATGACAGGAATGCTATAATGCAATGTCCTCCAGTTTGGACATCAACACAGCTTTGACTTAAAGCTCTTTTATTAGGCATAGGCGTGCTGGTGTATACCCGGTCACCATGATGCGTGGAAGCTTGAGCACGAAGTCACTTGCGCGGCAACTTCAAACAAATTAAGCAACAAGCTGTAGACCTTCAGTTCATGCTTAGAGGTAGCAAGAGTGAGAGATATAAGTTGTAGCGAGAGCGGAGATGTATGCATGCTTTATTTTCAAGGATGTGTTGCTGACACTATTTTCTCCAATATCGAAGTCAAATAGCAAATGGTCAGGCAAAATTTGGACGACTCTGTCAAGTTACAAAAATGATATTGTATTGCAGTATTCTACTTGCTTTCAACCAGTCTTTATTTGGAAAAATGATCTGAATGTCGTATTTCCATGACGTCCAACGGATAACTTGGTATCAGGCGTATTTGCGGCTGTAAGTGTACGTAACACAAACCAATCAGCAGAAGCGCTCCATTGTTCATGAATTGGTAGCCACTCGGGGCACGGGAGAGTTGCTGGGGCGGCACTTCTAAATCTAGACAAATGAGAAAGAATTCGGAAAACAGCAACAAGGTTCATGTGTCCCGTTGGTTAGAAACATAAATTGGCCTGTTATAACCCCAATACCCCTGTCATAGCAGAGAGAGGTGATTGACCATATTCTTTCATACATGTTTCTGGTCT
Proteins encoded in this window:
- the LOC139148601 gene encoding alpha-crystallin A chain-like yields the protein MSGNEKKKNVPNQFKVDDFSTFSSSSLGQPQRSPFNQQRSPFDQNLRNGFTVWDFSPSASPSDPLGRHMSLSSEGSQLLRTPSVTSVSSSNQSENDDQYWEVLLDVSLYELDEIVVRGVENRVIVHAKHEERECGLDYVSREFSRQYVLPSNVEPETVTASLLPDGVLSLKAPK